One genomic region from Alteromonas pelagimontana encodes:
- a CDS encoding helix-turn-helix transcriptional regulator — protein sequence MKEIKLRPREIDVWNTSLDGAPFSVIAERLFMTKRTVKWHMESIYPKVGVANRLELVIVQYRDYGGQWLPGGKDRINAAITPHYPTKLKAA from the coding sequence ATGAAGGAGATTAAGTTACGCCCCCGCGAAATTGATGTGTGGAACACGTCTCTTGATGGTGCGCCTTTCTCCGTAATTGCCGAGCGTCTTTTTATGACAAAGAGAACCGTTAAATGGCACATGGAGAGCATTTATCCGAAAGTTGGCGTCGCTAATCGCCTGGAGCTTGTCATTGTTCAGTATCGCGATTATGGCGGCCAATGGTTACCTGGCGGTAAAGACAGAATCAACGCCGCTATTACACCGCACTACCCTACAAAACTTAAAGCTGCTTAA
- a CDS encoding HNH endonuclease signature motif containing protein, whose translation MSRFVYSVEMLAFLEVGFKLWRLPRLTEEFNKWFGTEKTQNQIKACLNNHKITSGRDPGLQPGERELKYSDEQITWLKRSFKKMSVKELTPLFNSKFDLSESVNQVKAFLKNHGITSGRTGHFKKGQESWNKGMKGLQIGGEETRFKKGSTPPNRKPIGSERICKKDGYIYIKVAERNPHTGHPTRYRLKQRYLWEQHHGPIPKGMTVAFRDNDKTNCDIENLMLISRAQLAMINRFGLANSPAEMKDTTILFADLTMKLKAA comes from the coding sequence ATGAGCCGATTTGTCTATTCCGTTGAGATGCTCGCATTCCTAGAAGTGGGCTTTAAGCTTTGGCGCCTGCCAAGGCTGACCGAGGAGTTCAACAAGTGGTTTGGCACAGAAAAGACGCAGAACCAAATCAAAGCTTGCCTGAATAATCACAAAATTACATCCGGACGCGATCCCGGACTGCAGCCTGGGGAGCGGGAGCTTAAGTATTCCGATGAGCAAATAACGTGGCTTAAGCGTTCGTTCAAGAAAATGTCGGTCAAAGAATTAACACCGCTATTCAATAGCAAATTTGACCTCTCTGAATCCGTTAACCAGGTAAAGGCATTTTTGAAGAACCACGGCATCACTTCTGGTAGAACCGGACACTTCAAGAAGGGCCAAGAAAGCTGGAACAAAGGCATGAAAGGCTTGCAGATTGGTGGTGAGGAAACTCGGTTTAAAAAGGGATCTACCCCGCCAAACCGGAAGCCAATAGGATCTGAGCGCATCTGCAAAAAGGACGGGTACATCTACATAAAAGTGGCAGAACGTAACCCTCACACTGGCCACCCTACCCGCTACCGCCTTAAGCAACGCTACTTATGGGAACAACATCATGGCCCCATCCCTAAAGGCATGACAGTGGCGTTCAGAGACAACGACAAGACCAACTGTGACATTGAAAATCTGATGCTCATCAGTCGCGCTCAGCTGGCAATGATTAACAGGTTTGGCTTAGCTAATTCGCCAGCAGAAATGAAGGACACGACTATCTTGTTCGCCGATTTAACTATGAAGCTGAAAGCTGCCTAA
- a CDS encoding YopX family protein, whose amino-acid sequence MREIKFRAWRPEKGMTLTPILKRSDYTGKVYCEGFDKSGKLIHLDMMQYTGLNDTNGKEIYEGDIIEIDKNLPQFNAVVAWNSESASFSCYQANDPDKEFYCDHIYGIDASKVIGNIYENAELLGDKS is encoded by the coding sequence GTGAGAGAGATTAAATTTAGAGCTTGGCGCCCTGAAAAGGGTATGACTCTGACGCCAATACTGAAACGCAGCGATTACACTGGGAAAGTGTATTGTGAGGGGTTCGATAAATCAGGGAAGCTGATTCATCTTGATATGATGCAATACACCGGCCTCAATGATACCAACGGTAAAGAAATCTACGAAGGCGATATTATCGAAATTGATAAAAATCTCCCTCAGTTCAACGCTGTTGTAGCATGGAATAGCGAGTCGGCTTCGTTTAGTTGCTACCAAGCTAACGACCCGGACAAAGAGTTTTACTGCGACCACATATACGGCATCGATGCTTCGAAAGTGATCGGGAATATTTATGAGAATGCTGAGTTGTTGGGAGATAAGAGCTGA
- a CDS encoding GIY-YIG nuclease family protein: MKSLWYTLKPEFLSVEEYRSHLTAGGMAKIFFISGTAPVNFINRRKIEGRPVRANINSNGHRLFKVSDVIAAAKASAKKITPPIAGFEERENAENRIADLRAIEQQLETSIDELKSKLSSLELAQAADCKLGFALLSQEALAKSASRSIPKSGVYFLLQDDEVVYVGQGTSVLTRIGNHIADPEKEFNGYCFIECEPESMNLLESVYIHLFAPKHNGRIGRNMDRIRAPLSMSAINEAFGITVDKVA; the protein is encoded by the coding sequence ATGAAAAGTTTGTGGTACACATTAAAGCCGGAGTTCCTTAGCGTTGAGGAATATCGCAGCCACCTGACAGCAGGGGGCATGGCAAAGATATTCTTTATTTCTGGCACTGCTCCAGTGAACTTCATCAATAGACGTAAAATTGAAGGCCGTCCTGTTCGCGCAAATATTAACAGCAATGGACACAGGTTATTTAAAGTGTCAGACGTCATTGCCGCGGCTAAGGCTTCAGCTAAAAAAATTACCCCTCCTATAGCTGGATTTGAAGAAAGGGAGAACGCTGAAAATCGCATTGCTGATTTGCGTGCTATAGAACAGCAGCTGGAAACCAGTATCGATGAGCTGAAAAGCAAATTGAGTAGCCTAGAGCTAGCCCAGGCTGCGGACTGCAAATTAGGCTTCGCGCTGCTTTCGCAAGAAGCTTTAGCTAAATCTGCCAGCAGAAGTATTCCTAAAAGCGGGGTTTACTTTTTACTTCAAGATGATGAGGTGGTGTATGTTGGCCAGGGTACAAGCGTTCTTACGCGTATCGGCAACCATATAGCCGATCCCGAAAAGGAATTTAACGGATACTGCTTCATTGAGTGCGAACCAGAAAGCATGAATTTACTAGAGAGTGTATATATTCATCTTTTCGCGCCCAAGCATAACGGCAGAATTGGAAGAAACATGGATAGAATACGCGCTCCTCTATCTATGAGTGCTATAAACGAAGCATTCGGCATCACTGTCGATAAGGTGGCGTGA
- a CDS encoding site-specific integrase → MTLTHNDKYNRPLSDWLPKIIKRVKTDEKLSPQVMKTFLSNCEKLKQSHGDVLSKSITLETVNDFVQEHAGDKSVEVQNRKIIFLNKIFDYMVDMSAMDENVARKKKLRPVAAKKRKRLKLADFQAIHAAAPHYLKTAMELAIQTTHAVLEVSRLKYSHCRFLPTPEVIEGMMVFGYVRIHRQKVQKKESSRVEIPITQALKSIIEQSRADKVLSPYVVHRISSSRVVPKECDHPTQITSEYISKAFSALRDELKLFEKMNKAERPTFHEIRALSIHLFTQAGYDPQARAAHADAKSTKVYQENHVEWVRVPAGELQIG, encoded by the coding sequence ATGACCTTAACTCACAACGATAAATACAATCGCCCTTTGTCTGATTGGCTACCTAAAATCATAAAGCGGGTGAAGACTGATGAAAAGCTAAGCCCTCAGGTGATGAAAACGTTCCTCAGTAATTGCGAAAAGCTAAAGCAGTCACATGGCGATGTGTTATCGAAATCAATCACACTAGAGACAGTTAATGATTTTGTTCAAGAACATGCTGGCGATAAAAGTGTTGAAGTACAGAACAGAAAGATCATCTTCTTGAACAAGATTTTTGATTATATGGTCGACATGTCGGCAATGGATGAAAACGTAGCGCGCAAGAAGAAATTGCGCCCTGTAGCGGCGAAGAAGCGTAAGCGATTAAAGCTTGCTGATTTTCAAGCCATCCATGCTGCGGCGCCACACTATCTCAAAACAGCAATGGAGTTGGCTATTCAAACGACTCATGCCGTGCTGGAAGTTAGCCGCCTGAAATACAGCCACTGCCGGTTTTTGCCAACACCTGAGGTTATTGAAGGGATGATGGTTTTCGGCTACGTGAGGATCCACCGACAAAAGGTGCAGAAGAAAGAATCGTCGAGAGTGGAGATCCCTATCACTCAGGCGCTGAAATCCATCATTGAGCAAAGTCGAGCAGACAAGGTGTTAAGCCCTTACGTTGTTCACCGGATCAGCAGTAGCCGTGTTGTACCGAAAGAATGCGATCATCCTACTCAGATCACCAGTGAGTACATAAGCAAAGCATTCAGTGCATTGCGGGACGAATTAAAGCTATTCGAAAAGATGAATAAAGCCGAACGACCAACTTTCCACGAGATCCGCGCATTGTCGATCCATTTATTTACCCAGGCAGGTTATGACCCACAGGCAAGGGCAGCTCATGCGGATGCAAAATCAACCAAAGTTTACCAAGAAAACCATGTCGAGTGGGTGCGAGTGCCCGCTGGCGAATTGCAGATTGGATGA
- a CDS encoding ACT domain-containing protein, whose amino-acid sequence MPLQTLAVLPQQFSIHSVEIEKGIPTMVLESEIYFIGRTKEELSIVVPSDIAIESLESDTHWRALELIGPLELSMVGIMARIGAILAKAKVSIFVVSTFETDFFLIKNNKLKDAIVALEKADYSVVQE is encoded by the coding sequence ATGCCTCTACAGACTCTCGCCGTTTTACCGCAGCAATTTTCTATCCACAGTGTAGAAATAGAAAAAGGGATCCCCACAATGGTTTTGGAAAGTGAGATTTATTTTATTGGAAGGACGAAGGAAGAACTGTCTATTGTCGTTCCTTCAGATATTGCAATTGAGTCGCTGGAATCTGACACCCACTGGCGCGCACTTGAGCTTATTGGTCCGCTTGAACTCTCTATGGTAGGTATTATGGCGCGAATAGGCGCAATTCTCGCGAAAGCTAAGGTAAGTATTTTTGTTGTATCCACTTTTGAAACCGATTTTTTTCTGATAAAAAACAACAAACTTAAAGACGCTATTGTTGCTCTTGAAAAGGCAGATTATTCTGTAGTACAGGAATAA
- a CDS encoding PTS sugar transporter subunit IIA yields MHYFDSLIAENAPASYVHHIPILSPVSGTRIASHAIPNELIRAGMWGKGMAVSLSGNQVFAPFDGVVEAIPAMGYEVQLVSPAGLRLWIKIGVGTERLLGERCERLVKVRNAVTQGTPLMSFDKRWLKLQQVEPIGVVTIRNLGKIKALVPSHGRQCRAMEDNLFTVYL; encoded by the coding sequence ATGCATTATTTTGATTCGCTAATTGCTGAAAACGCGCCTGCATCTTACGTTCATCATATTCCGATTCTTTCCCCTGTAAGCGGAACCCGCATTGCTTCACACGCTATTCCTAATGAATTAATTCGAGCTGGCATGTGGGGCAAAGGGATGGCGGTTTCACTGTCAGGCAATCAGGTTTTTGCTCCCTTTGATGGCGTAGTTGAAGCTATTCCGGCAATGGGATATGAGGTACAACTGGTGTCTCCTGCCGGGTTAAGGTTATGGATAAAAATCGGTGTGGGCACAGAAAGATTGTTGGGCGAGAGATGTGAGCGCCTGGTAAAAGTACGCAATGCTGTCACGCAAGGTACGCCACTGATGTCTTTTGACAAACGCTGGCTGAAACTCCAGCAGGTTGAACCTATTGGTGTAGTAACAATCAGGAACCTGGGTAAAATTAAGGCTTTGGTACCCTCGCATGGCCGGCAGTGCCGAGCCATGGAAGATAATCTTTTCACTGTCTATCTGTAA
- a CDS encoding OsmC family protein, translating to MSIVKTASAHYQPLGKGGQGHVSLASGAMSEQPYGFNTRFEDKSGTNPEELIAGAHASCYAMALSFALADAGYDTGELKVDAAVTLEKDGDGFTVTQSALTLEAKVSGIDEDEFSSIAKDAKENCPISKLLKAEITLDYSFHN from the coding sequence ATGTCAATTGTAAAAACAGCATCAGCCCATTACCAGCCTCTGGGAAAAGGCGGGCAAGGACATGTTAGCCTTGCAAGCGGAGCAATGTCTGAACAACCTTACGGCTTTAATACCCGATTCGAAGATAAATCGGGTACCAATCCGGAAGAGCTGATTGCTGGCGCTCATGCCAGTTGTTACGCCATGGCGTTATCTTTCGCTTTGGCTGATGCTGGCTATGATACTGGCGAATTAAAAGTAGACGCCGCTGTAACGTTAGAAAAAGACGGAGACGGTTTTACTGTGACGCAGTCAGCGCTGACGCTGGAAGCTAAAGTTTCGGGAATTGATGAAGATGAGTTCTCGTCTATCGCCAAAGATGCAAAAGAAAATTGCCCAATTTCCAAGTTGTTAAAAGCGGAAATTACTCTGGATTACTCATTCCACAATTAA
- a CDS encoding ArsC family reductase yields MTTTLFGISNCDTIKKARKWLNEKDIHYVFHDYRKEGIDKNWLEETEKRLGWEQMLNKRGTTFRQLDDAQKANLDKDSALELMLKQPAMIKRPILIDNGNYALGFKPQDYTEFFAK; encoded by the coding sequence ATGACAACAACACTTTTTGGTATTAGCAACTGCGATACCATCAAAAAAGCGCGCAAATGGTTAAATGAAAAAGACATACATTACGTTTTTCACGATTACCGTAAAGAAGGTATCGATAAGAACTGGCTGGAAGAAACAGAAAAGCGGCTGGGTTGGGAGCAAATGCTTAATAAGCGAGGCACGACTTTTAGACAGCTTGACGACGCGCAAAAAGCCAATCTCGACAAAGACAGTGCGCTGGAGCTGATGCTTAAGCAGCCCGCTATGATTAAGCGCCCCATTCTCATTGACAACGGCAACTATGCGTTGGGCTTTAAACCTCAGGATTATACGGAGTTTTTTGCAAAATGA